From one Sulfuricurvum sp. IAE1 genomic stretch:
- a CDS encoding GGDEF domain-containing protein, giving the protein MTIHQIVRNTVERLKNEGKTWTPDVYAEVFCAEAKKAGVAVEDCSGVERYTALLDKKTADEIKLYRVKTTAELIRFLISKMSRLNPTEASALVEMLSSLAKQMAKSVEMLHNAEAAALARKTVAVLDERGGATQIDLLKQAWSNFLSIYDDTYLMKLAEFGPVDTSNLRRTIEGLRFSRAKGAGEADYTSVAQLVVASLLPSIAPKMDDATLRLSQKLKNSPEFLASAECEKELKAAIAMRIALDKRSVEEMVHTLDRLLGKLSAQLIELIERSENSTAEIRDVKRDLEALEADKPADFKTAHKRLYTIATALEEKVEVLGKDLKIHNDKVERMGKKIAALEAELAEAQQASREDFLTKLFNKRAVSEFLSLKEAEYERHGRSYSIAMLDLDHFKQINDTYGHEAGDAVLIAFAKILKEEARGTDTVGRYGGEEFIAILDTDLEGAKIFGEKIRAHVEQAHFMYQNHRIEVSVSIGVAERSEFESEKALFKGADARLYDAKHKGRNRVEPA; this is encoded by the coding sequence ATGACCATCCACCAAATCGTCCGTAACACGGTCGAGCGGCTGAAAAACGAGGGAAAAACCTGGACTCCCGACGTCTATGCCGAAGTTTTCTGTGCCGAAGCGAAAAAAGCGGGCGTAGCGGTTGAAGACTGCTCGGGAGTGGAGCGTTATACCGCTTTGCTGGATAAAAAGACGGCCGATGAGATCAAGCTTTACCGGGTCAAAACGACCGCCGAACTGATCCGTTTCCTGATTTCGAAAATGAGCCGCCTCAATCCCACCGAAGCTTCCGCACTCGTCGAGATGCTCAGTTCGCTGGCGAAACAGATGGCCAAAAGCGTCGAGATGCTGCATAACGCCGAAGCCGCTGCGCTCGCGCGAAAAACCGTCGCGGTTCTAGATGAGCGGGGCGGGGCGACCCAGATCGACCTTCTAAAACAGGCGTGGAGCAATTTTCTTTCGATCTACGACGACACGTACCTGATGAAGCTTGCCGAGTTCGGGCCTGTCGATACGTCAAACCTGCGGCGCACGATCGAGGGGCTTCGCTTTTCGCGGGCCAAGGGGGCGGGTGAAGCCGACTATACGAGCGTCGCGCAACTCGTCGTCGCTTCGTTGCTCCCTTCGATAGCTCCGAAAATGGACGATGCGACCCTTAGACTCTCCCAAAAACTCAAAAACTCGCCCGAGTTCCTTGCGAGCGCGGAGTGTGAAAAAGAGCTTAAAGCGGCCATCGCGATGCGGATCGCCCTGGACAAACGAAGCGTCGAGGAGATGGTCCATACGCTCGACCGGCTGTTGGGGAAACTCTCCGCGCAGCTGATCGAGCTGATTGAGCGGAGCGAAAACTCCACCGCCGAGATCCGCGACGTCAAACGCGACCTTGAAGCGCTCGAAGCGGACAAACCCGCCGATTTCAAAACGGCCCACAAACGGCTCTATACGATCGCTACGGCATTGGAAGAAAAAGTAGAAGTGCTGGGGAAAGACCTTAAAATCCACAACGACAAGGTCGAACGGATGGGGAAAAAAATTGCCGCGCTCGAAGCCGAACTGGCCGAAGCGCAGCAGGCGTCGCGCGAGGATTTTTTGACCAAGCTGTTCAACAAACGGGCGGTCAGCGAATTTTTGAGCCTCAAAGAGGCCGAGTACGAACGCCACGGGCGCAGTTACAGCATCGCCATGCTCGACCTGGACCATTTCAAGCAGATCAACGACACATACGGCCATGAAGCGGGGGATGCGGTGCTCATCGCATTTGCCAAAATCCTCAAAGAAGAGGCGCGCGGGACCGATACCGTCGGCCGTTACGGGGGCGAGGAATTTATCGCGATTCTCGATACCGACCTCGAAGGGGCGAAAATTTTCGGTGAAAAGATCCGCGCCCACGTCGAGCAGGCCCATTTCATGTACCAGAACCACCGGATCGAGGTGAGTGTAAGCATCGGCGTGGCCGAACGGAGCGAATTTGAGAGCGAAAAAGCGCTCTTTAAAGGGGCCGACGCACGGCTGTACGATGCCAAGCACAAAGGGCGAAACCGCGTCGAGCCCGCATGA
- a CDS encoding folylpolyglutamate synthase/dihydrofolate synthase family protein: MNLDEFLSAKPLFYDVIDYGRFPRAYAMIADRLPAPAIVHIVGTNGKGSTGRFLAEALHRSGKRTGHYTSPHILRFNERIWIDGEDISDADLEEAHRRLLALLPSEVAESLSYFEYTTLLAMIAFEECDYVVLEAGLGGEHDATNAFEKVLSVFTPIDLDHAAFLGTTVEEVAQTKLRSMTRLALLGSQKHPEVETIARKIADAKGTRLHTLHERITPAIREWALQLGIKNGLSIYLRDNLELAMCAFELLGFEARAELFDQGALFGRLSRIAPNVTLDVGHNPLAAREIARVYAGKKVTLVYNTYRDKDYREILFILSPIIERVEIIDVNEPRIALRSDLEAALDGLAIPYASFERIDDAKDYLVFGSFSVAETFLKRMNH; encoded by the coding sequence ATGAATCTAGACGAATTTCTCTCCGCCAAACCCCTTTTTTACGACGTCATCGATTACGGACGTTTTCCGCGCGCGTACGCCATGATCGCCGATCGCCTTCCCGCCCCGGCGATCGTCCATATCGTGGGGACGAACGGGAAGGGGAGTACGGGGCGCTTTCTTGCCGAAGCGCTGCACCGCAGCGGCAAGCGGACGGGGCACTATACGTCGCCCCACATTCTCCGTTTCAACGAGCGTATCTGGATCGACGGAGAAGATATTTCCGATGCGGACCTCGAGGAGGCTCACCGACGCCTTTTGGCCCTTCTGCCTTCCGAGGTTGCCGAGTCTCTGAGCTATTTCGAGTACACGACGCTCCTTGCGATGATCGCGTTCGAGGAGTGTGATTACGTCGTTCTTGAAGCGGGGCTCGGGGGAGAACACGACGCGACGAACGCGTTTGAGAAAGTATTGAGCGTTTTCACTCCGATCGATCTGGATCACGCCGCGTTTTTGGGAACGACGGTCGAGGAGGTGGCGCAGACCAAGCTGCGCAGCATGACCCGCCTCGCCCTGCTGGGATCGCAAAAACATCCCGAAGTCGAGACGATCGCGCGAAAGATCGCGGATGCGAAAGGGACACGGCTGCATACCCTGCACGAACGGATTACCCCCGCCATACGTGAGTGGGCATTGCAATTGGGCATAAAAAACGGTCTCAGCATCTATTTGCGCGATAATCTGGAACTGGCGATGTGCGCGTTCGAGCTGCTGGGATTCGAAGCGCGCGCAGAGCTGTTCGACCAGGGCGCCCTATTCGGGCGTCTGAGCCGCATCGCCCCGAACGTTACTCTCGACGTCGGCCATAATCCGCTTGCGGCCCGCGAAATCGCACGGGTTTATGCGGGGAAAAAAGTGACACTCGTCTACAATACCTATCGCGACAAGGATTACCGAGAGATCCTCTTTATTCTCAGCCCGATTATCGAGCGGGTGGAGATCATTGATGTGAACGAACCCCGGATCGCCCTGCGAAGCGACCTGGAAGCGGCACTGGACGGACTGGCGATTCCCTACGCTTCCTTCGAGCGGATCGACGATGCGAAAGACTACCTGGTTTTCGGCTCCTTCAGCGTAGCCGAGACGTTTTTGAAAAGGATGAACCACTGA
- the mfd gene encoding transcription-repair coupling factor, with protein MSQARLYEYLKTDPKKLPDILLCEDAKEASELADVCAYLGIETAVLPDFRAAFMDDLRPFGEELFALFSALRAYYAAPKKPLVISPLKTLLFPVPKAELLQSFEIEFASRLDLSALKEKLLHWGYTFVDMVEMEGEVSHRGDILDLYVPGSEKPCRISLFDDEVEEIRFFDVETQRTEKEEVAQITVTSTFFSLDAEQFRRMTREAENAQSDSFVKDIASLGYWVLGDAGWDLCEGKRVVRIREMKSVLDEAYGLNQPTLPRTRFEGEIIPEPSRYAPLVAPSLETLRSVHKAKKFTLIAASDTQLKAAGVFDTKGIEVRTSGLVLNLIGPDEVIVSLNRHEKKRRRRRTSILLDDLKVGDYVVHEEYGVGIFEGIEQAEILGGIKDLVVIKYMGDDKLLLPVENLDAIDRYIASGSLPVLDRLGKGSFGKLKETVKARLFEIASEIVGVAASRALIKAPRIECDGGELKRFQAHAGFDYTPDQKSAIDAIVSDLASGKIMDRLLSGDVGFGKTEVAMNAVFAAVRGGYQSLLVVPTTLLSSQHYRSLKERLGEFGIRVGKLDRFVSTKEKNAILRALGSGEIDCVVGTHALLGVSCAKLGLVIIDEEHKFGVKQKEKLKSLYENVHLLSMSATPIPRSLNQALSSIKTLSELLTPPSERLGVRTFVKNYDEKLIKEVILRELRRGGQVFYVHNSIDSMVIKAGELKAILPELRILILHSKIGATETEEEIAKFAAKEYDVLLATSIIESGIHMPTVNTMIIDGADRFGMADLHQLRGRVGRGHIEGYAYFIVDDKDSLSEEAKKRLVALESNSFLGSGSMLAYHDLEIRGGGNLVGDAQSGHIKNIGYALYLRMLEDAIKLLTNQTTAIKAKVDIKLTVSAFISDEVVGEDRLRLELYRRLSHCEEIAEVYDILEEVEDRFGKADTPTRQFFDIMVIKLLCIEKKVKMVSNYNQNITVEYQNGSKETLQSPSKDDDDLIAAVLKYLRTAKPKVL; from the coding sequence ATGTCACAGGCACGACTGTACGAGTATCTCAAAACCGATCCGAAAAAACTCCCCGACATCCTCCTGTGCGAAGATGCCAAAGAGGCTTCCGAACTGGCCGACGTCTGTGCGTATCTCGGGATCGAAACGGCGGTACTGCCCGATTTTCGGGCCGCTTTCATGGACGACCTGCGTCCTTTCGGGGAAGAGCTTTTCGCCCTGTTTTCGGCACTGCGCGCCTATTACGCCGCCCCCAAAAAACCGCTGGTGATTTCACCCCTCAAAACCCTCCTTTTTCCTGTCCCAAAAGCGGAACTGTTGCAGAGCTTCGAGATCGAGTTCGCCTCACGGCTGGATCTCTCTGCCCTCAAAGAGAAACTGCTTCACTGGGGATACACCTTCGTCGACATGGTCGAAATGGAAGGGGAAGTGTCGCACCGCGGCGATATCCTCGACCTCTACGTCCCCGGAAGTGAAAAGCCCTGCCGTATCAGCCTTTTTGACGACGAGGTCGAGGAGATCCGTTTCTTCGACGTCGAGACTCAGCGTACCGAGAAGGAAGAGGTCGCCCAGATTACCGTCACGAGTACTTTTTTCTCGCTGGACGCGGAGCAGTTCAGACGGATGACGCGGGAGGCGGAGAACGCGCAAAGCGACAGTTTCGTCAAAGACATCGCTTCGCTGGGGTACTGGGTCCTCGGGGATGCGGGATGGGACCTGTGCGAAGGGAAACGGGTGGTCCGGATCCGGGAGATGAAGAGCGTGCTCGACGAAGCCTACGGCCTCAACCAGCCTACCCTGCCGCGCACACGGTTCGAAGGGGAAATCATTCCCGAACCGAGCCGTTACGCTCCGCTCGTCGCCCCTTCGCTCGAAACGCTGCGCAGCGTTCATAAAGCCAAAAAATTCACCCTGATCGCTGCGAGCGATACCCAGCTCAAAGCGGCCGGTGTTTTCGACACCAAGGGGATTGAAGTGCGGACATCGGGTCTGGTGCTCAACCTGATCGGTCCGGACGAGGTGATCGTCTCGCTCAACCGCCACGAGAAGAAACGGCGCCGCCGCCGCACCTCGATCCTCCTTGACGACCTCAAAGTGGGCGACTACGTCGTCCACGAGGAGTACGGGGTCGGTATTTTCGAGGGGATCGAACAGGCCGAAATCCTCGGCGGTATCAAAGACCTCGTCGTCATCAAATACATGGGGGACGACAAGCTCCTGCTCCCCGTCGAGAACCTTGATGCCATCGACCGTTACATCGCCTCGGGGAGCCTCCCGGTACTGGACCGTCTGGGCAAGGGGAGCTTCGGCAAACTCAAAGAGACGGTCAAGGCGCGGCTGTTCGAAATCGCCTCGGAGATCGTGGGGGTTGCCGCCAGCCGTGCCCTCATTAAAGCCCCCCGCATTGAATGCGACGGAGGGGAGCTCAAACGTTTCCAGGCGCATGCGGGATTCGATTACACTCCCGACCAGAAAAGCGCCATCGACGCGATCGTCTCCGATCTGGCCTCGGGCAAGATCATGGATCGGCTCCTCAGCGGAGATGTCGGATTCGGAAAAACGGAAGTGGCGATGAATGCCGTCTTCGCCGCGGTGCGCGGAGGCTACCAGTCGCTTCTGGTCGTTCCCACGACGCTGCTCTCCTCGCAGCATTACCGCTCGCTCAAAGAGCGACTGGGGGAATTCGGAATACGGGTCGGTAAACTGGACCGTTTTGTGAGTACCAAGGAGAAAAACGCCATTCTGCGCGCGCTGGGAAGCGGTGAGATCGACTGCGTGGTGGGGACGCATGCCCTGCTGGGAGTGAGCTGCGCGAAACTGGGGCTCGTCATCATCGACGAAGAGCATAAATTCGGGGTGAAACAAAAAGAGAAGCTGAAATCACTCTACGAGAACGTCCACCTTCTCTCCATGAGCGCCACCCCGATCCCGCGCAGCCTTAACCAGGCACTCAGCTCCATCAAAACCCTCTCCGAACTCCTCACACCGCCCAGCGAGCGGCTCGGAGTACGGACGTTTGTGAAAAACTATGACGAGAAATTGATCAAAGAGGTAATTTTGAGGGAACTGCGCCGCGGCGGGCAGGTATTCTACGTCCACAACTCGATCGATTCGATGGTGATCAAGGCGGGAGAGCTCAAGGCGATCCTCCCTGAACTGCGGATCCTGATCCTCCACTCCAAAATCGGCGCGACCGAGACCGAGGAGGAGATCGCCAAATTCGCTGCCAAAGAGTACGACGTGCTGCTGGCGACGTCGATCATCGAATCGGGGATCCATATGCCCACCGTTAACACGATGATTATCGACGGGGCCGACCGCTTCGGGATGGCCGACCTGCATCAGCTGCGCGGCCGTGTCGGACGGGGACACATCGAGGGGTATGCCTATTTCATCGTCGATGACAAGGATAGCCTGAGCGAAGAGGCGAAAAAACGGCTCGTCGCCCTCGAATCCAACTCATTCCTGGGGAGCGGTTCGATGCTCGCCTACCACGATCTCGAGATCCGGGGCGGGGGAAATCTCGTCGGCGACGCCCAGAGCGGCCACATCAAGAATATCGGGTACGCCCTGTACTTGCGGATGCTGGAGGATGCGATCAAACTCCTCACCAACCAGACAACGGCGATCAAAGCCAAAGTCGACATCAAGCTTACCGTCAGCGCCTTCATCAGCGACGAGGTGGTGGGCGAAGACCGTCTCCGGCTCGAGCTTTACCGCCGCCTCAGCCATTGCGAGGAGATTGCGGAGGTGTACGACATCCTCGAAGAGGTCGAAGACCGTTTCGGCAAGGCCGATACCCCTACGCGGCAGTTTTTCGATATCATGGTCATCAAACTGCTGTGTATCGAGAAAAAGGTGAAAATGGTGAGCAACTACAACCAGAACATCACGGTCGAGTACCAAAACGGTTCCAAAGAGACGCTCCAGAGCCCGAGCAAGGACGATGACGACCTGATCGCCGCGGTCCTCAAATATCTCCGTACCGCGAAGCCGAAGGTGCTCTGA
- the rlmC gene encoding 23S rRNA (uracil(747)-C(5))-methyltransferase RlmC, with product MSFCSYFDTYQCRSCSWIDYFYAEQVKQKEAHLHELLSPYNPAHWLKSVPSPLKAFRNKAKMVAIPTLEGVVLGLDEETSLIECPLYDESMQRVLHIVQEWLRELGIKGYDLKKKKGELKYVLLTRSTQGGMMLRFVLRSHGIIPRLQGELESLMKRAPELKVITANIQSVHMAILEGEEEIFLSETQRLEERFNGILLFIRPKSFFQTNPAVAEKLYRSAAEWAGEANPARIWDLFCGVGGFALHCAAPGREITGIEIEPEAILCARDSAELMGFEGLRFESLDAATFSATAGAAADVVIVNPPRRGLGEQLCKWLERIAPQRIIYSSCNAASLAKDLEQLGSYRVMRAQMFDMFPHTPHYETLVELTRI from the coding sequence ATGAGTTTCTGTTCGTATTTCGACACCTACCAGTGCCGCTCGTGCAGCTGGATCGACTATTTTTATGCCGAACAGGTGAAACAAAAAGAGGCGCACCTGCACGAACTCCTCTCCCCGTATAATCCGGCACATTGGCTCAAATCGGTTCCCAGCCCTCTCAAAGCTTTCCGCAATAAGGCGAAGATGGTTGCGATCCCGACGTTGGAGGGGGTGGTTCTGGGCCTCGATGAAGAGACGAGCCTGATCGAGTGCCCCCTGTACGACGAATCGATGCAGAGGGTTTTGCACATCGTACAGGAGTGGCTGCGGGAACTGGGGATCAAAGGATACGACCTCAAAAAGAAAAAAGGGGAGCTCAAATACGTTCTCCTTACCCGCAGCACGCAGGGGGGGATGATGCTTCGCTTCGTCCTCCGCTCGCACGGTATTATCCCCCGTTTGCAGGGGGAACTTGAATCGCTCATGAAACGTGCCCCCGAACTCAAAGTGATCACCGCCAACATCCAGAGCGTCCACATGGCGATCCTGGAGGGGGAAGAGGAGATATTTCTGAGCGAAACGCAGCGGCTGGAGGAGCGTTTTAACGGTATTCTCCTCTTTATCCGCCCCAAAAGCTTTTTTCAGACCAACCCCGCCGTCGCCGAAAAGCTCTACCGCAGCGCCGCCGAATGGGCCGGTGAGGCAAATCCGGCCCGCATTTGGGACCTGTTCTGCGGCGTCGGAGGGTTCGCACTGCATTGTGCCGCCCCCGGACGGGAGATCACGGGGATCGAGATCGAACCCGAAGCGATCCTGTGCGCCCGCGATTCGGCCGAGCTGATGGGATTTGAAGGACTGCGCTTCGAGAGCCTGGATGCGGCGACCTTCAGCGCGACGGCGGGAGCGGCTGCGGATGTCGTGATCGTCAACCCTCCGCGCCGGGGACTGGGCGAACAGCTGTGCAAATGGCTGGAGCGTATCGCCCCCCAGAGGATTATCTATTCGAGCTGCAACGCCGCCAGCCTTGCAAAAGATCTGGAGCAGCTGGGAAGTTACCGCGTCATGCGGGCGCAGATGTTCGACATGTTCCCCCACACGCCCCATTACGAGACGCTGGTGGAATTGACGCGGATATAA
- a CDS encoding YgjP-like metallopeptidase domain-containing protein produces MQSLKYLAHYPEELRARVRDLIDQNALGEHLLGKYPDLHPYTTDKALYAYVTELKNIHLRNAAPISKVHYDAKMRDLASALGTHTFVSRVQGGKLKAKNEIRIATLFKNAPEPFLRMIVAHELAHLKEKEHNKAFYKLCCHIEPHYHQLEFDVRLYLTYLDLSGELYIRVNSTSVS; encoded by the coding sequence ATGCAATCGCTAAAGTATCTCGCCCACTACCCCGAAGAACTCCGTGCGCGGGTGCGCGACCTCATCGACCAAAACGCTCTGGGTGAGCACCTCTTGGGCAAATATCCCGACCTTCACCCCTACACGACCGACAAAGCGCTCTACGCCTACGTCACCGAGCTCAAAAACATCCATCTGCGCAACGCGGCGCCGATTTCCAAAGTCCATTACGACGCGAAAATGCGCGATCTTGCCTCGGCGTTGGGAACCCACACGTTCGTTTCGCGCGTACAGGGGGGAAAGCTCAAAGCCAAAAACGAGATCCGCATCGCCACCCTCTTCAAGAACGCGCCCGAGCCGTTTTTACGGATGATCGTCGCCCACGAACTCGCCCATCTCAAAGAAAAAGAGCACAACAAAGCCTTTTACAAACTCTGCTGCCACATCGAACCGCACTATCACCAGCTCGAATTCGACGTGCGGCTCTATCTGACCTATCTCGACCTTAGCGGGGAGCTTTATATCCGCGTCAATTCCACCAGCGTCTCGTAA
- a CDS encoding TIGR00282 family metallophosphoesterase, translating into MKIAFIGDIVGRPGRTMIKEHLPRLRREYGIDFVIANYENASHGFGVTVKNAHELLDTGIDCMSGGNHTWDKKEVEPLLASLPLLRPHNYPEGVPGSGCRVFEVGGKRLAVLNIMGHYGMPYVDNAFRCARDTVAQLKNDGVEHIFVDFHAEATSEKRAMLMLLQGEVSGIIGTHTHVGSDDLQISRGTAYLTDIGLTGCRDNVIGMDAKVPVEKFLLGVSGRFEVPEKCRKIFQIAIMTLEGGKCTDAFKLKIFDDGRVFRTDAWIEE; encoded by the coding sequence GTGAAAATCGCGTTTATCGGAGACATCGTCGGCCGCCCCGGCCGCACCATGATCAAAGAACACCTTCCTCGCCTGCGCCGCGAATACGGGATAGACTTTGTCATCGCCAATTACGAGAATGCCTCCCACGGGTTCGGCGTCACCGTCAAAAACGCCCACGAGCTTCTGGATACGGGGATCGACTGCATGAGCGGCGGAAACCATACGTGGGACAAAAAAGAGGTCGAGCCGCTCCTGGCCTCCCTGCCGCTATTGCGCCCCCACAATTATCCCGAAGGGGTTCCGGGAAGCGGGTGCCGCGTTTTTGAGGTGGGGGGAAAAAGACTGGCCGTTTTGAACATCATGGGCCACTACGGGATGCCCTATGTCGACAACGCTTTCCGGTGTGCCCGCGATACGGTGGCGCAACTCAAAAATGACGGGGTAGAGCATATCTTCGTCGATTTCCATGCCGAGGCGACCAGCGAGAAGCGGGCGATGCTGATGCTTCTGCAAGGCGAGGTGAGCGGGATTATCGGCACCCACACCCATGTGGGGAGCGACGATCTGCAGATTTCACGCGGCACGGCCTACCTCACCGACATCGGCCTCACCGGATGCCGTGACAACGTTATCGGCATGGACGCGAAAGTTCCGGTCGAAAAATTCCTCCTCGGCGTTTCGGGACGGTTCGAAGTCCCCGAAAAATGCCGCAAGATTTTCCAGATCGCGATCATGACCCTCGAAGGGGGGAAATGCACCGATGCCTTCAAACTCAAAATCTTCGACGACGGCCGCGTGTTCCGCACCGACGCGTGGATCGAGGAATAG
- a CDS encoding 3-methyladenine DNA glycosylase, whose translation MELSDSFELYDTLEKLNLLENSPSMWWPAYGTFEVVVGAILTQNTSWNRVETSLENLRAASLLSPEPLSKTPPESLMELIRPNGLFKAKAANLIRLSRNLLDDFGDFGNFAQNVDREWLLRQKGIGPETADSILCYALKRPVMVVDSYTARLLRSYGYEFESYDELQEWCEAGIRAAIDEEKLHEAFVRFHGMIVEYVKGNSKGKAVNVERISSTI comes from the coding sequence GTGGAACTGAGCGACTCGTTTGAACTCTACGATACCCTTGAAAAGCTGAACCTCCTCGAGAATTCCCCGAGCATGTGGTGGCCCGCTTACGGGACGTTCGAGGTGGTCGTCGGCGCGATCCTCACCCAAAATACGAGCTGGAACCGCGTGGAGACGTCGCTCGAAAACCTGCGCGCCGCTTCGCTCCTTTCTCCCGAACCCCTCAGCAAAACTCCCCCGGAGAGTTTGATGGAGCTGATCCGCCCCAACGGGCTGTTCAAAGCCAAAGCCGCCAACCTGATCCGCCTCTCCCGAAACCTGCTGGATGATTTCGGAGATTTCGGGAACTTCGCGCAAAACGTCGATCGCGAATGGCTGCTCCGTCAAAAAGGGATCGGCCCCGAGACGGCGGACTCGATCCTCTGCTACGCTCTCAAGCGCCCCGTCATGGTCGTCGACAGCTACACGGCACGGCTTTTGCGATCCTACGGCTACGAGTTCGAGAGTTATGACGAGTTGCAGGAGTGGTGCGAAGCGGGGATCCGCGCCGCGATCGATGAGGAAAAGCTCCATGAAGCGTTTGTGCGGTTTCACGGGATGATAGTGGAATATGTGAAGGGGAATAGTAAGGGCAAAGCGGTGAATGTCGAGCGGATCAGCTCGACCATTTAA
- a CDS encoding BrnA antitoxin family protein: protein MRKEYDFSQSVKNPYAKAAKKQISLNIEVDTIEYFKQLAAKTGLPYQTLINSYLTDCAMRHVEPQVKWSS from the coding sequence ATGAGAAAAGAATACGATTTTTCACAATCCGTCAAAAATCCCTATGCCAAAGCGGCCAAAAAACAGATTTCGCTCAATATCGAAGTCGATACCATCGAGTATTTCAAACAACTCGCCGCAAAGACGGGATTGCCGTATCAAACGCTGATTAATTCGTATCTCACCGACTGTGCGATGCGGCACGTCGAACCGCAGGTTAAATGGTCGAGCTGA
- a CDS encoding BrnT family toxin, translating to MESLKFEWDSAKASSNLTKHGVSFEEAKTVFDDDFARLIPDPDHSEHEERFILLGMSYTLKILTVVHCYRDTDGTIRIISARRSTKNEERQYKELLP from the coding sequence ATGGAATCGTTAAAATTTGAGTGGGACTCTGCAAAAGCGTCGTCAAATCTAACCAAACACGGTGTATCGTTTGAAGAAGCCAAAACAGTATTTGATGATGATTTTGCCCGTTTGATTCCCGATCCCGATCATTCGGAGCATGAAGAACGATTTATCCTGTTGGGTATGAGTTACACGCTCAAAATACTAACGGTAGTGCATTGTTACAGAGACACTGATGGAACGATTCGGATCATATCGGCCCGTCGATCCACCAAAAACGAAGAACGCCAATACAAGGAGCTGTTACCATGA
- a CDS encoding YwbE family protein — MDGKERKNIQSGKRVAIVLKQDQPTGKLTEGIVRDILTNSPTHPHGIKVRLMSGEVGRVKEVF; from the coding sequence ATGGACGGCAAAGAGCGCAAAAACATCCAAAGCGGCAAACGGGTCGCCATCGTCCTCAAACAAGATCAGCCAACCGGGAAACTCACCGAGGGGATCGTCCGCGACATCCTCACCAACTCCCCCACCCATCCCCACGGTATCAAAGTGCGGCTAATGAGCGGAGAAGTGGGACGGGTCAAAGAGGTGTTTTGA
- a CDS encoding cold-shock protein produces the protein MAELLNGTVKWFNGEKGFGFIQQDNGDKDIFVHFRQVNRTGYGRVSLDEGQKVTYTVGQGDKGPQAENVTAL, from the coding sequence ATGGCAGAACTGCTCAACGGAACCGTCAAATGGTTCAACGGCGAAAAAGGTTTTGGATTCATCCAACAAGACAACGGCGATAAAGACATCTTCGTCCACTTCCGTCAGGTAAACCGCACAGGCTACGGCCGTGTTTCTCTCGACGAAGGTCAAAAAGTGACCTACACCGTCGGTCAGGGTGACAAAGGTCCCCAAGCCGAAAACGTCACGGCGCTCTAA
- a CDS encoding HAD family phosphatase — MKTQILFDNDGVLVDTEHWYYTASAEVLASHGFILTPQRYRDIMIAGESAFLIAEEEGVPLSVTDLWRAERNELYQHYLRTEEIAIPGVREVLAELSQKYRMGIVTSALRCDFELIHARRGLVDYMEFVLCSGEYPRAKPYPDPYLLGLERLGGEKSETVVVEDSERGLRAAVAAGIECVVVHNRFTENHDFSAATHRIGKLDELIALL, encoded by the coding sequence ATGAAAACGCAGATCCTTTTTGATAACGACGGCGTCCTCGTCGATACCGAACACTGGTACTACACCGCCAGCGCCGAGGTGCTCGCCTCACACGGGTTTATCCTCACCCCCCAGCGTTACCGTGACATCATGATTGCGGGCGAAAGCGCCTTTCTGATCGCCGAAGAAGAGGGAGTCCCCCTGAGCGTCACCGACCTCTGGCGCGCCGAACGCAACGAACTTTACCAGCACTACCTTCGCACCGAAGAGATCGCGATTCCGGGGGTGCGCGAGGTACTCGCAGAGCTCTCGCAGAAGTACCGGATGGGGATCGTCACCTCCGCCCTGCGATGCGATTTCGAGCTGATCCACGCACGCAGAGGCCTCGTCGATTACATGGAATTCGTCCTGTGCAGCGGCGAATACCCCCGTGCCAAACCCTACCCCGATCCCTATCTGCTGGGGCTGGAACGTCTGGGCGGTGAAAAAAGCGAAACGGTCGTCGTGGAAGATTCCGAACGGGGGCTGCGCGCCGCCGTAGCGGCGGGGATCGAGTGCGTCGTCGTCCACAACCGCTTTACCGAAAACCACGATTTCAGCGCCGCAACCCACCGCATCGGAAAGCTCGACGAACTGATCGCACTGCTGTAA